GAAGGTCTTGTTGCAGGGAAAACCGCGTACCCGCTGGCCAGGCATCTCAACCGTCTTGCCATCGCAGCCCATCACCAGGCCGTGATAGCCGCACACCAGGTTGCCGTTCTCGACATAGCCCAACGACAACGGCGCGCCACGATGGGGGCAGAAGTCCTCGACCGCCACCACCGCGCCTTCCAGGCCACGATAAAACACCATTTTTTCACCGCAGATCTGCCTGCCCAGCGGCTTGTGCGCGATTTCATCGGGGGTGCAGGCGACATACCACGTGTTCTTGGGGTACATGGTGACTCTCCAGGCAATGGATTATTTTTATTTGTTGGATCCATTAGATTGGAGGGGTAGGGGGTAGTCAAGCTGTGAAAGGGGGTTTAATGGGCGATTATCGAACAGCCTATTAATTAGTGGATCCATTAGTGAGGTCCATGTGGGAGGGGGCTTGCTCCCGATAGCAGTGGGTCAGTGACAGATCCATTGACTGACACACCGCTATCGGGAGCAAGCCCCCTCCTACATTTGGTTCCCGGTATAGCCGGATTATCGTCAGTAACGAATCATCACCGACTTCAACTCGGTGTACTCCTCGATAAACGCGCCGCCAAACTCCCGGCCCACCCCCGAGCACTTGCTGCCCCCAAACGGCACCGCCGGGTCCAGCAACGTATGCATATTCACCCACACCGTACCCGCTTCAATGGCCGGCACCATCCGCAGCGCCTTGCCCAAATCATTAGTCCACAGGCTGGCGCTCAAGCCATAGGGCGTGTTGTTCATCAACGCCAGCAGTTCCTCCTCAGTGTCATACGGCAAAAACGTAGCGATCGGGCCAAAGGTCTCTTCGTTGAGCAAGGTGTCGTTGACCCCATTGGCCAGGATGATCGTCGGTTCGACGTAGCAACCCGGCCGGTCAAGCAGCCTGCCGCCGTGCACGATGCGGTTGTTTTGCGCTCGTGCCTTGTCAAAGAACGCGCCCAGTTTGAGTTGATGCTGACGGTTGGCGACCGGGCCGAACTCGGTGCGCTCATCCAGCGGCGAACCGATGTTCAGCGCGCTCAAGCGCTGCGCCAGTTTGTCCATGACCGCGTCGATCTGCGAGCGATGCACAAAGAAGCGTTCGGCCGCGGCGCAGATTTGCCCGGAGTGCAAAAAGCCCGCCTCGATGATGCCGTTGACCGCCGTTTCCAGGTCCACATCGGGCAGGAACCCCGCCGAGTTTTTCCCGCCCAGTTCCAGGGTGGCGCGGGTCAGCCCGGCGCCCATGGCGCTCTGGCCCACGGCAATGCCGGTGGGCACCGAGCCGGTAAACGACACCTTGTTGGTGCCGGGGTGTTCGACCAGCCCTTTGCCCACCAGGCCAGCACCGGTCAATACGTTGAGCGCACCCGGCGGCAGCCCGGCCTCCATCGCCAGTTCGGCGATGCGCAGGATGGTCAGCGGCGTGAACTCACTGGGCTTGATAATGATGCTGCAACCGGTCACCAGCGCCGAAGCGAGTTTCCACAGCGCGATCATGGTGGAGAAATTCCACGGCACGATCCCCACCACCACCCCGACCGGCTCGCGCAGGGTGAAGGCGGTGTAGCGTTCACCGGCGAACGAGGGCAGTGAGGGAGTGATGGTCTGCCCGGTGATTTTGCTGGCCCAGCCGGCGTAGTAGCGCAAAAAATGCGCGGCCTGGTCGACTTCGAAGGCGCGGGAAATCTGGATGATCTTGCCCGATTGGCAGGTTTCGATCTGCGCCAGTTCTTCGCGGTGCTGCTCTAGCAGGTCGGCCAGTTTGAACAACACCGTGCCGCGTGTCGCCGGGGCGACCTGGGACCATTGTTTGAAACCACGGCGCGCGGAGGCCACGGCTGCGTCGATGTCGGCCGCGTCGGCGTCGGCGACCTGGGCGATGACTTGGCCGGTGGCCGGGTTGATCACCTCCAACGTCTGGCCGCAGTGGCTCTGTACGTAGCCACCGTCGATAAACAGCGCGTGTTGTCGACGCAAAAACGCTTCGACCTGAGGCAGCAGTGGAATATCGCTCATGGGGTTTTCCTGGTCGTGAACAAAGAAAACCCCGAGGTTAAGCCACCGCTTCATGCCAGGCTTGACTGTGCCTGCCGCGTGCTATGTCTGTGGCTGCCAGGCCTATGAAAAGTGCAATCTTGGCTGTGGAACGTGCATTTTATGCCCCAGGGGCGCCCGCCATACTGGCCCTGCATCCGGCGCCCCGCCTCGATTCCTGTGGTTGTCCGGACATCCAATAATAAGCAGGGCCATCCATGAAAAAGCCAAACCCGCTCCTTGAAGACCTCAAGTCCATCCTGCCGACCATCGCGGCCAATGCTGCGCAGGCTGAACAGCACCGCCAGGTGCCCGCCGAGAATATGGCGTTGCTCAAGGGCATCGGCCTGCATCGTGCGTTCCAGCCCAAGGCGTTCGGCGGCATGGAGTTGTCGCTGCCACAGTTTGCCGACTGCATCGCCGCGCTCGCCGGGGCATGTGCCAGTACCGCCTGGGCCATGAGCTTGTTGTGCACCCACAGCCATCAGCTGGCGCTGTTCTCGGCCACCCTGCAACAGGAAGTCTGGGGCACCGACCCGAACGCCACGGCGAGCAGCAGCATCGCGCCCTTTGGGCGTACCGAAGAGGTCGAGGGCGGCGTGCTGTTCAGCGGTGAGATGGGCTGGAGCAGCGGCTGCGACCATGCCGAGTGGGCGATTGTCGGTTTCCGCCGGCCCAATGCCGAAGGCACGCAGGACTATTGCTTCGCCGTGCTGCCGCGCAGTGACTATCAGATCCGCGACGACTGGTTTGCCGCCGGCATGAAAGGTAGCGGCACCAAGACCCTGCTCATCGACAAGGCCTGGGTGCCGGAGCACCGTATCCAGAAGGCCAAGGACATGATGGAGGGCAAGTCCGCGGGCTTTGGCTTGTACCCCGACAGCAAGGTGTTCTACTCGCCGTACCGTCCGTATTTTGCCAGCGGCTTTTCCACCGTGAGCCTGGGCGTCGCCGAGCGCATGCTCGATGTGTTCCGCGAAAAGACCAAGACCCGCGTGCGCGCCTACACCGGGGCGGCGGTCGGCGCGGCCACGCCGGCGTTGATGCGGCTGGCCGAGTCGACGCATCAAGTGGGCGCCGCGCGTGCGTTTCTTGAAAAGACCTGGGCCGATCATGCCGAGCACAGTGAGCAGCAGCGCTACCCCAGCCGCGAAACCCTGGCGTTCTGGCGCACCAACCAGGCGTACGCCACCAAGATGTGCATCCAGGCGGTGGATCGCCTGTTTGAAGCCGCCGGCGGCAATGCCTGGTTCGAACACAACGAGATGCAGCGCCTGTTCCGTGACTCGCACATGACCGGCGCCCATGCCTACACCGACTACGACGTGTGCGCGCAGATCCTCGGCCGCGAGCTGATGGGCCTGGAGCCCGACCCGAGCATGATCTGAACCCGTCTTTGATAACAACAATCAGGGCTGCGCCTGACGCAGCCCGGGAGTCTTGCATGTCTGAATCGACCTTCGACCCACGCGCCTTTCGCCGCGCCTTGGGCAACTTTGCCACCGGCGTGACCGTGGTCACCGCCGCCGACGCCAGCGGGCGCAAGGTGGGCGTCACCGCTAACAGCTTCAACTCCGTGTCGCTCGACCCACCGTTGGTGTTATGGAGTATCGACAAACGCTCCAACAGCCATGAAGTGTTCGAGCAGGCCAGTCATTTCGCGGTCAACGTGCTCGCGGCGGACCAGATCGACCTGTCGAACAATTTTGCCCGGCCCAAGGACGATCGCTTCGCCGAGATCGAGTACCAGCCAGGCGAGGGTGGCGCGCCGGTGTTCGCCGATTGTTCGGCGCGGTTTCACTGTGAGAACTACCAGCAGGTGGACGGCGGCGATCACTGGATCATGATCGGCAAGGTGGTGGCGTTCGATGACTTCGGGCGTGCGCCGCTGCTCTATCACCAGGGCGCCTACTCGATGGTCCTACCCCACACGCGCATGACCAAGCGTGACGACAGCCAGCCGCCGAGCAGCCATTTCCAGGGGCGCCTGAGCCACAACCTGTATTACCTGATGACCCAGGCGGTGCGCGCCTACCAATCGGCCTACCAACCCCGGCAACTGTCCACCGGCCTGCGCACCAACGAGGCGCGCATGCTGATGGTGCTGGAGAACGACGCCCGGCTGAGCGCCGGCGACCTGCTACGCGAGGTGGCTATGCCGGTGCGCGAAATCGACGAAGCCGTGGCCAACCTCAAGCGCAAGGGGCTGGTGAGCGACGACGACAGCGGCGTGCGCCTGACCGCTGCGGGCGTGGAGCAAACCGAAGACCTGTGGGCGATTGCGCGCGAACAGCAGGACAAGGTATTCGCTGAGTTCACTGAGGCGCAGATCGAAACGTTCAAGACGGTATTGAAGCAACTGATCCGTCATTGCTGATTGCTGATTGCTGCATGTGGCAAGGGAGCATGCTGCATCAGCACACACCCTAGCGTGCCGCAGGCGCTGCGCGGGGCAGCGCCTGAAAGGGCTCAGAAGGGTACGGCCACGGTCAGTTGGCTGTAAAGGTTGGTGCCGTTGCCACCGACTTGGTTGCCGCCGGTGTCAGCGCCCTTTTTCGGTTGGTAGAGGCCCACCAGCGGGCTGATGATCAGGTGGCTGTTGACGGCCCATTCGGCGTAGAGGTCCAACTCGCGAGCGTCCAGGTTCAGCGCATCGTGCTTGCGCAGGGTATTGAAATCGAAGTACAGCGCCGCAATCGTCAGGTTTTCCAATGGCGTGGCTTTGAGGCCGACATGGTGGACCCCGGTGTTGCTGTTGAACGGGCCGGCGTAATTGCCGGCCACTTCACCTTGGATCCAGGTGCCGTAGCCGGTGCTGAGTCCGGTGAACAGCGGGTCCCATTTTTGCGAATAACGGGTGTAGCGATAGGTCAGTTTCGGTGCCCAACTGACGTCGGCGAAGGTGTAGCCGGCTTCGCCGTACCAGGCTTTTTCCGGCCCGGCGTCCTTGTCCTGCCAAGCGTATTCGAAGGCGAAACTGGCGTTGTCGATGCCCGCGCTGCCTTCGCCGCGCAGGCTGTAGGTGTTCATGCCGTCGCGCTGTTTCTGGAAGTCGCTGGCCCATGGGTCGGTGACGCCCATGCCGTGAACCCAGGTCAACCCCAGCGTACCGGCCGCCGCCGTGTAGTCGAGGGTGCCCGCCGCCAGCTCGGTTTCGGCCTGGGCGCGGTTGTCGGATTTGAGCCACAGCACCGAACCATGCAGGCCATCCTGCCCGCCCAGGCGCAGGACCGCCGTGCGGTCGAAGGCGTGGCGGGCGCCGAGGTAGAAACCGCCCCCGCGGTTCAACGTACCGTCAGCCGGGCCCTTGCCCAGGTTGGGGCCGTCGTCGTTGATCAAAAAACCACGGCCAACCTTGACCACCTGGCGGCCGATGGAAAAATCCACCCCGTCCTTGCCCAGTGCCGGGAACAGCTCGGCCGAGCGCCACCCGAGGTACGCGTCTTCGATTTTTGTGGTGCGTTCCGAACCCACGGTATTGCCCCCCGCATCGCCGTCGCCCCAGGTGCCGGAGCTGACCCAATTGAGGGCGCCATAACCGGTACCGTACCCGGCCAGGCCCTGATCGCCGCTGACCCCGTACTTGATGAACCCTTCGCGCCAGGTGGAGCCGCCCGGCATGCCATTGTAGTTGTGGCGGCTGTTGAACATCCCGTAGACCGCCAGGAAGTCGGCGTTGAGGTGGGTGTCTTCGTCGGCGTACAGCGCGTAGGCCTGGGCCGACGAATGGGTGATCAAGAGCGCGATGCCCAGGCCGACAGCCTTGGACAACGTGCGGGTTTTGAGTGTGTGCTCCATTTTTATAATCCCCAGCATGGTTAGGTGGAGGGCGCATTAAGTGGCTGGGAGCGGGGGAAGTCTTTCATCTGCGTGCCAGGTAATTGATCCTGCCCGCCAAGCGGTGTGCCGTGGCAGACAGCAACAAAAGTGACGGCACACATGGGCAAGACGCTCGGCGCGTTGGAGGCGCACAGTGATTTTCGCTCGAGGCCGTTTCGATCAGGGACTGGCTGGGGAGGGCTTCAACGCCGGCTCCTTGTACGGCTCGATGCATCCAATCAGAAATCCGCTTTCGAGGATCCGCACCATGTCGATCAATGACCGGCTCACGCAGCATTTGAAACGAGGCAGCGTCGGCTTTCCGACCGCGCTGGCCAGCACCATTGGCCTGATCATGGCCAGCCCGGTGATTCTCACCGCGACCATGGGTTTCGGGATCGGCGGCAGCGCCTTTGCGGTGGCCATGCTGATTGCGGTGGTGATGATGCTGGCGCAGGCGACCACCTTCGCCGAAGCCGCCGCGATCCTGCCGACCACCGGCTCGGTCTACGACTACATCAATTGCGGCATGGGCCGTTTTTTTGCGATCACCGGCACCTTGTCGGCGTACCTGATCGTGCATGTGTTTGCCGGTACCGCTGAAACCATTCTGTCCGGGGTCATGGCGCTGGTGAACTTCGAGCACCTCAACACCCTGGCGGAATCCGCCGGGGGCTCGTGGTTGCTCGGGGTCGGCTTCGTGGTGGTGTTCGGCATCTTGAATGCCTTTGGCGTCAGCGCCTTCGGCAGGGCCGAGATCATCCTGACCTTCGGCATGTGGACCACGTTGATGGTGTTCGGCGTGCTGGGCCTGATCGCGGCGCCGGCGGTGCAACTGGAGGGCTGGTTCGGTGTGTCACTGGTGGGCACCGACGTGGTCACCGTCCTGTCATTGGTAGGCATGGCGATGTTCATGTTTGTCGGTTGCGAGTTCGTCACGCCGTTGGCTCCGGACTTGCGCAATTCGGCCAGGGTGATGCCCAAGGCCATGCTGTTGGGCTTGCTCAGCGTGGCCACCTGTATGTTTATCTACGGCGCGGCGATGAAGCGCCAGGTCGAAAACGTGTTGCTGGATGCCGCCACCGGCGTGCACCTGCTGGACACGCCGATGGCGATTCCGCGCTTTGCCGAGCAGGTCATGGGGCAGGTCGGCCCGCTGTGGCTGGGCATCGGTTTTTTGTTTGCCGGTGCCGCCACCATCAACACGCTGATGGCGGGCGTGCCGCGCATCCTCTATGGCATGGCCGTGGACGGCGCGCTGCCCAAGGTGTTCACCTACCTGCACCCACGCTTCAAGACGCCGTTGCTGTGCATCCTGGTGGCGATGCTGATTCCGTGCCTGCACGCCCTGTGGTTGGGCGGCAACGCTGACAACATCATGCATCTGGTGCTGGCGGCGGTGTGTGCCTGGAGTTTCTCGTACCTGCTGGTGACGCTGTCGGTGGTGATCCTGCGCATTCGCCGTCCTGATCTGCCACGGGCCTATCGCTCGCCGTTCTTCCCGTTGCCACAAATCCTGTCCAGCATCGGCATCTTGCTCGGGATGTGGTTCATCACCCCGCCGGGCATGAACCCCGCCGACATCTACGTGCCGTTCGGCGTGATGCTGGCGATTACCGCTGCCTACGCGCTGTTCTGGACATTGGTGGTGCAAAAGGTCAATCCATTCAAGCCGGCGTCGGTCGAAGACGTGCTGGCCAAGGAGTTTTCCCATGAGCCTGGCAACCTTTACAACGAGCCTTTCGAGCATGCTGCAAAAGCTGTCTGAGCTGTTCAGTGCGCAACGCGCCCCGGCCGGCTATCGGCCCGGGGTCACGCTTGAATACCTGCGGCGCAACCTTGGCCTGGCAAGTTTTACCTCCACCGGGCCGGCCAGTGCGGTGTTCAGCCTGGACGCCAGTGGCCTTGAGGTGACGATTGTCGAGCGCACCGAAGCGCAACTGCTGATGCACCTGGTGATGACCGAGTTCAGGATTCAGTTGCCCGCTTCACAGCAGGGCAGCGCACGCTGGGACCTGCACCACCGCGGGTCGATTCGGCGCACGGGGCTGGCGTGTCGGCAACGGGCGGGCGAAGCGACTTTGCTGGCCCGGCTGGAGGCTGCGTTGGCGGGTGATGCGTCGTTGCACGAAGCCCTGATGGCGCTGGATTTCAAGCACCTGCGCATCGAGTTGCAGGCACAGCAATGGCGCGTCCGGCTGGAGCACATGGGCGGCAGCGAAGTGGTCAACCGCATGCCGGCGTTTCGTCGTTACATCGCCCTGAGCCCAGCCCAGCGCGCCAGTCTGTTCACGGTGCTGGCGGGCTTGCAGCGAGTGCTGAGCGGGTTGTGATGAGTTGGCATCATTAGTGCTTTTACAGTTGGGATGCTGTGCTTGTTGCGCCTATATAGATAACATGTTAACTATTGGCCGACAAAAACAATAAGCCACTGTGGAGTTGCCATGAGCACCTATCAATCTGCGCACCATGGATTGGAAACCTGGACTCGGGATTTGCGCGCGGCCTGCGGCCATTTCGACACGGAACTGGCGTTTAACCGCTCACTGTTTATCGGTGAGGTGTCCAAGCGCGAGCGCGGTGGCCTGTCACTGGCCAACCTGCGCACCAATGCCGGGCTGATCAAGCGCGAACGACCCAACGCCGATCACGATAGGGACCAGCATTGTTTTCTCGTCAGCCAACGCAGTGGCTATTGCCAGATCACCCAGAACGGCCAGGTGGTGCAACTGGCCCCCGGCGACATGCTGCTGATGGACTCCACGGGCTCGATCGAGATCAGCCCGTTTGGCCTGATCGAACACGCCTCGCTGTCACTCTCGCGCAATGAAGTGTGCAAGCAACTGGGTGGCGCCGCGAAAACCTTCGGCAAGATCTCGTCGAGCAAGGCCTGTGGCCGCATGCTCCATGTGCTGATGGACCAACTGTGCCGGGAAGGGTTGGGCGACCAGGACCCGAACGAGGAGGCGCAGGCCCTGCAAGCGGCGTTTGTATCCTTGCTCGGTTCCGCCTTCGAAGCGCATGACGCGCCCGGTGAGGGCATGGCCTGCCTGCAGGGCAACAACCTGCGCAGCTATGTGCAGAAAGTCATCGACGAGTCGCTGACCCAGCCCGGCCTGAGCCCCGTGGGCCTGGCCAGTCGCTTGAATATCTCGGTGCGGCATTTGTACCGTTTGTTCGAAGAACAGGACGACAGTGTCTGCCGCTACATCCAGCGTGCGCGGCTCAAGCGCAGCGCGGATGACTTGACCAACCCGTTCCTCAAGAGCGAGTCGATCACCTCGATTGCCTACAAGTGGGGCTTCACCGACTCGGCGCACTTCAGTCGCTCGTTCAAGAAGCAATTCGAGCTGTCGCCCAAGGATTTTCGTTCGACCCATCTGCAACAGGCGGTGGGCGCGGTTTAGGTGGCCTTGTTTCACCTCAGGCAACATCACGGCTCGGGAGCAGGCAACTACCCAACTGATGCCCGCGATCCAACTGTGGGTTATGCCTGACAGGCCTTACTTCACTTCGGGCAACGTCGACCCGCCATCCACAATGATGGTCTGCCCGGTGATGTAGCTCGCCAGGTCCGAGGCCAGAAACAGCATGGCCCCGGCAATGTCCTGCGGCGCGCCGAGGCGGCCGAGTGGCACGCGGCTGGCGATGTCGGCGTTGACCTGAGCATCGCCCAGGTTGCCCATGGCCGGCGTGGCGATCATCCCCGGTTCCACGCCGTTGACCCTTACCCGGTTGCCGGCCAGTTCCAGTGCGGCACTGCGGATAAACCCGTTGACCCCGGCCTTTGACGCGGCGTAGTGGCTCAGCCCCGGATAGGCGACCCGTGGCCCGGTGACCGATGAGGTGACCAGCACGCAACCGCCGCCTTGACGCTGAAACATCGGCAAGGCGGCCTGGGTCAGCCAGAACAGCGCCGAGAGGTTGACCGCCAGCGTGCGCTCCAGCACGGCCGGGGTGATCTGCTCGAACGCGGTCAACGGAAAATAGCCAGCGTTGTGCACCAGGATGTCCAGGCGGCCCCAGTCGCGCTCGATGCCTTTGATCCCGTCGAACACCGCCGTCGCCTCGGCCAGATCGAGTTCGATGGCTTGGACCCTGCACCCCCGCGCAGCCAATTCGTCGGCCAACGCCTGGGCTTGCGCCCGACGCAGGTCAACGATCATCACGCGCGCGCCACGCAGCGCAAACGCTTCGACAACGGCCCGGCCGATGCCTTGCGCGCCGCCGGTGACCAGCACGCTTTTGCCGCTGAAATCGAGGTCTTCAGACATAGGGCTGCTCCATATGGGCGTAGGCCAGGGTCGGTACATCGACGATGCTCGAACCACCGTCGGCGACCACGCTGGCACCGGTGATGATCGAGGCGTCGGGGCCGGCCAGGAAGCGGCATACCCTGGCAATTTCTTCGGCGCTGGCGGGACGCCGCAACGGTACGTCGGCGCACACACGGGCGTAGGCCTGCTGCAGCGTATCGCCGTGGAAGTTCATCAAGGGCTGCATCTCCTCGTCGGCCATCGGCGTGGTGACCCAGCCAGGGCACACGGCGTTCACTCGCACGCCACGCGGCCCGTAGTCCCGCGCCAGTGAGCGGTTAAGCCCGAGCAGTGCGTGTTTGGCGGTGGTGTAGCCGCACACCTCGGGCCCGGCGGCCAACGACGCGATGGAGCCCAGCAGCACGATGCACCCGGCGCTCTCGATCAGCAGCGGCAGGCAGGCGCGGGCGCTGTAGAACGCGCTGTCCAGGTTGCTGCGCAGCGCCGCTACCCAGGTGGCCGGGCTGGTTTGGCTGGCGCTGCCCACGCCATGCCCACCGGCACAGGCCAGCAGCACATCGAGTCGGCCATGGTGTGCGCGAATCTGTGCGACGAACCTGTCCCACGTATCCGGGCAGGCCGCGTCGCCGACCAGCACCAGGCCACCGGTTTGTGCGGCGACCTGCTCCAATGGCTCGCGACGCCGGCCGATCAGCACCAGGTTGGCGCCTTCGGCAGCATACAGCCGCGCGCAGGCGGCACCGATGCCCGTGCCGGCACCGGTGATGACCACGGTTCGGGCGTCAGGCATCGGGATACTCCGTATGGTTGAGGACCTGGCAGTAGGAACTGACCGGAAAGTTCGACAGCTCATCGAAGGACGCACCGGCGTAGCCGAAAATCTTGCCGTCGCTGCGGTGCTGTTGCAGATCGATCAACACCAGGCCGAGGGTCGGGATGATCTTTTCGCGCCAGACGAACAGGTACAACTGGTCGGCAATCTTGTAGTAGTGGCAGCGATCGGTATCGCACAGGCCCTGTTCGACACCCTTGATGCACTGCCAGGAGTAGAACTGATCGTTCAGGTAAATGTGCTCGTAGACCTCGCTGGGGCTGTAGCGGTACAGGTTGCGCAAGCCGGTCAGTTCCTGGGTCGGTGCGTGCGGGCACTGGCCAGCCTGCCAGGGTTGATTCAGGCTGCCCTGTAGAAATTCCACGTGCACCGAGGTCAGGGCCTTGCCGGCCAGCGCGCGGCTGTACAGACCTTGTTCGGTTTGCTCGCGGCTCGGCATGCTGCCGATCACGGCGGTGAACGACGACGTGGCGGTATCCAGCACCAGGCTGATCGACCAGGCTTGCCCGGCTTCGTGCTTGATGAAATCGACCAGGTACAGGCCCGGACGCACCGAGGTGGCGCGGTAGGCGGCCGCACCGCTGGAGTGACCATCGGCGGCGTTCCAGTGCAGCGTGTCGGTTTCAAAGCGGTGCTCGATCTGCCAGCCGTTGGCGAAGTACAGCGTGAACGTCTTGCCGTTGAGGTCGGCCAGGTTGGGCAGGATAAAGGCTTCAGGGGCGAAACCGTCGGCAAGGGCGCCTACGGTGATCCAGTCGGATGGGGTGGTCATTGCATGGCTCCACGGGGTTGAGTTGACAACCCGGAGCATGCGGTGGGGAAGGGCGCGCGCCTATCAACCGAATGGTTGACCCCGCTTAAAGAAACAGCGCCGCCACCAGTTCGGTGCGGCTGCTGACGCCTGTTTTGCGAAACAGGTGAATCAGGTGGGTCTTGATGGTGGGCAGGCCGACGTCCAGCGCCTGGGCCAATTGTTTGTTGCTCGCGCCTTGGCGAAGCAACCAGGCGATCTGGCGCTCCTTGGGGGTAAGCCCGGCCAACCCGTCGTCTGTGGGCTGCATGTTAGCCACGGCCATTTGCAGCATCACCTGCAAGGCATTCAACTGGGCCAACTGGTCGAGGGTGAACACCCCTTGTTCAGCCGTGCGCAGCAGCGAGATGGCGGCCTGGGGCTGGTCGGCGCGATGGGCGACGATCTCCACCACATCGACCACCCCGTAGCGCGCCAGAAAGTCGCGGTAGCGGCGGCTGTCACGCAGCGGCTGCCGGGCCATGGCCAGCCCCAGCGGCACCACGGTGAGCCCGGTGGACAGGCAGTTGCGCGGCTGCAACGGATCGAATTGGCGGTAGTTGTCCAGGTAATCGCGGTGCATCTCACCGCTCATGCCCAGCAGCCTGAAATCACGGGCTTGCAGGTGGCGGTCGACGCAATAGAACGCCGCCTGGCTGGCGGGTACGAGTTGGGTGAAAGCCTGCAGGCAGTGGCCGGCGACTTCCTGGGCGGGGATGGCGTGCATGGTCGGTTACCTGCGCCGGAAAAAACGCTGCCGGCACACGCCGGCAGCGGGAGCGATCAGCCTACCGCAAAATAGTGCTTCACGAAGCTCTCGCTGACCACGTCCCACAGCACCGGTGTGCCTTTGGTCACGAACCAGCTGTCGCCGGCCTTGTAGCGGGTGCTCTGGCCGGTGCTTTCGTCGGTCAGTACCACTTCGCCGGTGACCACGGTGGCCTGTTCGGCGAACGGGTAGACCATGCGGAACTTGCCTTGGGTGGTGCCGAAATAGGCACTGCTGACCGGGTCGGTCGGGGCGCCGAAGGTCATCTTGCCGAAGGCCTTGACCTCGCCTTCGAGGATCTCGGAGCCGAGGTCGGCAACCGTGCCCCAGGGGTCGAGCTCCGATAATTGAATGTCTTTCTTCAGGGGGGTAACGGGCATGGCGGTTCTCCTGTGAATGAAACAGCGGGGGCTCAACGGCGACCGTTGAAGTAGCCCGACAGTTGGTGAAGGCTTTTGCCGGCGGTGAGCAGCAGCGGGCGGATATGGTCTTTGCCGAGGATCTGTGCGTGTTTGACCGAGCTGATCAGGTCATAGCGCGAAGAGCCTTCGCTCATGCCCTCGGCCAATACCTTGCAGATAATGTGGCTGGGCGTGACCCCGAAGCCGGCGTAGCCCTGCACGTAAAACGCGTTGGGGCGACCGCTGAGCGTGCCGATCTGCGGGAACAGGTTGGCCCCGGTCGCCATCGGCCCGCCCCAGGCCAGGTCGATCCTCACGTCCTTGAGGTACGGGAAAATCTTCAACATCAGGTTGCGGTTCCAGGCCTTGAGGTCCAGCGGGATGTGCTCGACAAAAGGCGTGGCGGCGCCGAACAGCAGGCGGTTTTCGCGGGTGACGCGGTAGTAGTCGATCACCGGGCGAATGTCGCTGTAGGCCCCGCGTATAGGGCTGATACGGTTGATCATCTCGTCCGACAGCGGTTCGGTCATCAGTTGGAAGGCGTAGG
This region of Pseudomonas asgharzadehiana genomic DNA includes:
- a CDS encoding DUF3156 family protein, translated to MLQKLSELFSAQRAPAGYRPGVTLEYLRRNLGLASFTSTGPASAVFSLDASGLEVTIVERTEAQLLMHLVMTEFRIQLPASQQGSARWDLHHRGSIRRTGLACRQRAGEATLLARLEAALAGDASLHEALMALDFKHLRIELQAQQWRVRLEHMGGSEVVNRMPAFRRYIALSPAQRASLFTVLAGLQRVLSGL
- the feaR gene encoding transcriptional regulator FeaR produces the protein MSTYQSAHHGLETWTRDLRAACGHFDTELAFNRSLFIGEVSKRERGGLSLANLRTNAGLIKRERPNADHDRDQHCFLVSQRSGYCQITQNGQVVQLAPGDMLLMDSTGSIEISPFGLIEHASLSLSRNEVCKQLGGAAKTFGKISSSKACGRMLHVLMDQLCREGLGDQDPNEEAQALQAAFVSLLGSAFEAHDAPGEGMACLQGNNLRSYVQKVIDESLTQPGLSPVGLASRLNISVRHLYRLFEEQDDSVCRYIQRARLKRSADDLTNPFLKSESITSIAYKWGFTDSAHFSRSFKKQFELSPKDFRSTHLQQAVGAV
- a CDS encoding aldehyde dehydrogenase family protein, which translates into the protein MSDIPLLPQVEAFLRRQHALFIDGGYVQSHCGQTLEVINPATGQVIAQVADADAADIDAAVASARRGFKQWSQVAPATRGTVLFKLADLLEQHREELAQIETCQSGKIIQISRAFEVDQAAHFLRYYAGWASKITGQTITPSLPSFAGERYTAFTLREPVGVVVGIVPWNFSTMIALWKLASALVTGCSIIIKPSEFTPLTILRIAELAMEAGLPPGALNVLTGAGLVGKGLVEHPGTNKVSFTGSVPTGIAVGQSAMGAGLTRATLELGGKNSAGFLPDVDLETAVNGIIEAGFLHSGQICAAAERFFVHRSQIDAVMDKLAQRLSALNIGSPLDERTEFGPVANRQHQLKLGAFFDKARAQNNRIVHGGRLLDRPGCYVEPTIILANGVNDTLLNEETFGPIATFLPYDTEEELLALMNNTPYGLSASLWTNDLGKALRMVPAIEAGTVWVNMHTLLDPAVPFGGSKCSGVGREFGGAFIEEYTELKSVMIRY
- a CDS encoding APC family permease yields the protein MSINDRLTQHLKRGSVGFPTALASTIGLIMASPVILTATMGFGIGGSAFAVAMLIAVVMMLAQATTFAEAAAILPTTGSVYDYINCGMGRFFAITGTLSAYLIVHVFAGTAETILSGVMALVNFEHLNTLAESAGGSWLLGVGFVVVFGILNAFGVSAFGRAEIILTFGMWTTLMVFGVLGLIAAPAVQLEGWFGVSLVGTDVVTVLSLVGMAMFMFVGCEFVTPLAPDLRNSARVMPKAMLLGLLSVATCMFIYGAAMKRQVENVLLDAATGVHLLDTPMAIPRFAEQVMGQVGPLWLGIGFLFAGAATINTLMAGVPRILYGMAVDGALPKVFTYLHPRFKTPLLCILVAMLIPCLHALWLGGNADNIMHLVLAAVCAWSFSYLLVTLSVVILRIRRPDLPRAYRSPFFPLPQILSSIGILLGMWFITPPGMNPADIYVPFGVMLAITAAYALFWTLVVQKVNPFKPASVEDVLAKEFSHEPGNLYNEPFEHAAKAV
- a CDS encoding p-hydroxyphenylacetate 3-hydroxylase oxygenase component, with translation MKKPNPLLEDLKSILPTIAANAAQAEQHRQVPAENMALLKGIGLHRAFQPKAFGGMELSLPQFADCIAALAGACASTAWAMSLLCTHSHQLALFSATLQQEVWGTDPNATASSSIAPFGRTEEVEGGVLFSGEMGWSSGCDHAEWAIVGFRRPNAEGTQDYCFAVLPRSDYQIRDDWFAAGMKGSGTKTLLIDKAWVPEHRIQKAKDMMEGKSAGFGLYPDSKVFYSPYRPYFASGFSTVSLGVAERMLDVFREKTKTRVRAYTGAAVGAATPALMRLAESTHQVGAARAFLEKTWADHAEHSEQQRYPSRETLAFWRTNQAYATKMCIQAVDRLFEAAGGNAWFEHNEMQRLFRDSHMTGAHAYTDYDVCAQILGRELMGLEPDPSMI
- a CDS encoding p-hydroxyphenylacetate 3-hydroxylase reductase component is translated as MSESTFDPRAFRRALGNFATGVTVVTAADASGRKVGVTANSFNSVSLDPPLVLWSIDKRSNSHEVFEQASHFAVNVLAADQIDLSNNFARPKDDRFAEIEYQPGEGGAPVFADCSARFHCENYQQVDGGDHWIMIGKVVAFDDFGRAPLLYHQGAYSMVLPHTRMTKRDDSQPPSSHFQGRLSHNLYYLMTQAVRAYQSAYQPRQLSTGLRTNEARMLMVLENDARLSAGDLLREVAMPVREIDEAVANLKRKGLVSDDDSGVRLTAAGVEQTEDLWAIAREQQDKVFAEFTEAQIETFKTVLKQLIRHC